From the Pseudomonas syringae KCTC 12500 genome, the window TCCGACGCTACGTAGCGAATTCACACCGCCTGCACGTCACATTACGGTGGTCTGGTGGCGTCGAATGCTTGGCCTGCCGCCTGCAAGAGAAAAGTTCGCCGCGTGAGCACTCTGCATAAGGAGCAAGGGTGCATCTGTTCATGCTCATCACCGCGAAACTGTCAGAATATTTATTAGCTTCCTATCGATACGCTGGGGTATAAACCAAAAACCTGAATCAGCTGCTTCGATGGGATCCTTTTTCTTGAGCTCCGAGTCTTCCGCGCCTTCTGTACCGGTCAAGTTGTCCAGCCAACCCGGTTTCGTCAGTTTTATCCTCTCGCGCCTGATGGCAGTGTTTGCCATGCAGATTCAGGCGGTGGTCGTTGCCTGGCAGGTCTATGACATGACCCGCGAGCCGATGGCGCTGGCCTATGTGGGTCTTGCTCAGTTCATTCCCATGTTGCTGCTGTTGATGCCTGCCGGGGATCTGATCGACCGCTACAACCGCAAGGTCATCCTGATGCTCAGTTGGGGTGTGCAGGCGATCTGTGGCGTCATTCTGCTGGTGTTCTCGGCGCTGAAGCTGCAAGACCTGCGGCTGATCTACGGCGCGCTGATGCTGTACGGCTGCGCCCGCGCCTTTACCGGTCCGGCGCTGCAAAGCCTATTGCCGCAGATCGTCCCGCGCGACCAACTGGCCTCGGCCATCGCCACCAACAGCGTGATCATGCGCTGTTCGACCGTCGGAGGCCCACTGATCGGTGGCTATCTGTACTGGCTGGGCGGCGCAGAGCTGACGTATTCGGTCTGCGTCGCAGCATTCATTGCCGGCATCCTTTTTCTGGCCCCCGTGGCAACGCCCTTTGCCGGTAAACCGGTGGAACTGGGCTCCAGCGCCTGGGGCCGGTTCACCGCGGGTATTGCCTTCATTCGCTCGCGGCCGATCATCCTTGGCACCATTTCGCTGGACCTGTTCGCCGTGCTGCTCGGCGGCGTGGTGGCGCTGCTGCCGATCTACGCCCATGAAGTGCTGCACCTCGGGCCGCAAGGGCTGGGCATGCTGCGTGCGTCGATGAGCCTGGGTGAACTGGGCGTCGGCATTTACCTGAGCATGCGCCCGTTGCAGCGCAACGTCGGCATGACCATGTTTCTCGCCGTCGGCCTGTTCGGCGTAGCGAATCTGGTGTTTGCACTGTCGACACTGTTCTGGCTATCGTGCCTGGCCCTGCTGATCGCGGGCGCGGCCGACATGGTCAGCGTATTCATCCGTTCGGCGCTAGTGCAGTTCTCGACGCCGGACAACATGCGCGGCCGGGTCAATGCGGTGAACATGCTGTTCATTGGCTCCTCCAACGAGCTGGGCGAGTTCCGCGCAGGCACCAGCGCCTCGCTGGTCGGCGCAATCCCTGCCGCAATTCTGGGGGGTGTCTGCACGCTGGGCGTGGTCGGCGCCTGGATGACGGGCTTCAAATCGTTGCGCCAGGTCGACCGTTTTGCCGACGCCTCGCCGCCGGACGTGCTCAACGCGCAGCCCGTGAAACAGGCCTGACAGCGGCAGGTTTCAGCAAAACACAGCCACGGCACAGCTTGCGCGAACCAATCAGCCCCGTTACACCTCTATACCCTCGCATTCTGCACACGACGCTGGCCGGAACGCCGGACTGGCGTATTCGCGTATCAGCAGCGACACTCATTGCACGAAAAGAAGAGGGATCCGACATGCTCTGGAAAAAAGGCCGACGCAGCGACAACGTAGTCGATGCGCGCGATGGCGGCAGCAGTGGTGGCGGCGGTGGTGGCATGCGCATCGGCGGCAAAGGGCTGGGTATCGGCGGCATCGTGATCATCGTCGCCATCGGCCTGCTGACCGGCCAGGACCCGATGCAGATTCTCGGGCAACTGACCGGTCAAGTGACCGAGCAGAGCGCCCCGCCCAGCGCGCAAACGCGTGAAGCGCCGCCGGCCAACGACCAGCAGGCGGAATTCGTGCGCAGCATCCTTGGCGATACCGAAGACACCTGGCGCGCCGTATTCGCTCAGAACGGTCGCGAATACAAGGACCCTACGCTGGTGCTGTTCAGCGGCCAGGTCAACTCCGCCTGCGGTCGCGCCACTTCGGCAACCGGTCCGTTCTATTGCCCGGCTGACCAGCAGGTCTATCTGGACATGGAGTTCTTCCGTGAAATGGCCCAGCGCTTTTCCGCCGCTGGCGACTTCGCTCAGGCTTACGTGATCGCCCACGAAGTCGGGCACCATGTGCAGACCCTGCTGGGCATTTCCGCCAAGGTCGACAAGGCTCGCCAGGCCGGGCAGAAAATGGAAGGTGCCAACGGTTTACTGGTCCGCCAGGAGCTGCAAGCGGACTGCTTTGCCGGTGTTTGGGCCTACAACGCACAAAATCGTTTGAACTGGCTCGAGCCGGGTGATATTGAAGAAGCATTGAACGCGGCCAACGCTATCGGCGATGATCGCTTGCAACAGCAAAGCAGTGGTCGAGTCGCCCCAGACTCCTTCACTCACGGCACGTCTGCACAGCGTGTACGCTGGTTCAAGGCAGG encodes:
- the ypfJ gene encoding KPN_02809 family neutral zinc metallopeptidase produces the protein MLWKKGRRSDNVVDARDGGSSGGGGGGMRIGGKGLGIGGIVIIVAIGLLTGQDPMQILGQLTGQVTEQSAPPSAQTREAPPANDQQAEFVRSILGDTEDTWRAVFAQNGREYKDPTLVLFSGQVNSACGRATSATGPFYCPADQQVYLDMEFFREMAQRFSAAGDFAQAYVIAHEVGHHVQTLLGISAKVDKARQAGQKMEGANGLLVRQELQADCFAGVWAYNAQNRLNWLEPGDIEEALNAANAIGDDRLQQQSSGRVAPDSFTHGTSAQRVRWFKAGFAQGQINQCDTFAAKSL
- a CDS encoding MFS transporter, which produces MSSESSAPSVPVKLSSQPGFVSFILSRLMAVFAMQIQAVVVAWQVYDMTREPMALAYVGLAQFIPMLLLLMPAGDLIDRYNRKVILMLSWGVQAICGVILLVFSALKLQDLRLIYGALMLYGCARAFTGPALQSLLPQIVPRDQLASAIATNSVIMRCSTVGGPLIGGYLYWLGGAELTYSVCVAAFIAGILFLAPVATPFAGKPVELGSSAWGRFTAGIAFIRSRPIILGTISLDLFAVLLGGVVALLPIYAHEVLHLGPQGLGMLRASMSLGELGVGIYLSMRPLQRNVGMTMFLAVGLFGVANLVFALSTLFWLSCLALLIAGAADMVSVFIRSALVQFSTPDNMRGRVNAVNMLFIGSSNELGEFRAGTSASLVGAIPAAILGGVCTLGVVGAWMTGFKSLRQVDRFADASPPDVLNAQPVKQA